In Edaphobacter paludis, a single window of DNA contains:
- a CDS encoding MFS transporter — protein MTKTSSAASRAPLPFLGLACAVGVSTMYYNQPLLLEMGHTYGATAGRTGFVAVATQVGYAMGLLFFVPLGDLLERRALMMRMFAAVAVALVLVALAPSLSWLIAGSVLIGMFASVTHVVLPIAPDLVSDEQRGRAIGIVMTGLLLGILLARTFAGWVSNVTGWRYVFVIAAVMNAAFVPLLWRVMPKLPPKQKLRYRDAMKSLWTLYRTQPLLRESSELGALVFASFSCFWTTLAFLLYSHYGMGAGIAGTFGIVGAAGAMVAPIAGRMSDKHGSRWVVSVGMSLLAVSYLLLWGEESARISTTLHMMALVVGVVVLDMGAQMTQVANQTRIFGLDASARSRLNTVYMTVYFTGAAVGSALATLAWVHWKWNGVSVLALGLIGLAFVRHAMGDKGGNGLEHRPLTIEDELMEA, from the coding sequence ATGACAAAGACTTCCAGTGCAGCATCCCGCGCGCCGCTGCCCTTTCTTGGGCTGGCGTGTGCCGTGGGCGTTTCCACCATGTATTACAACCAGCCGCTGTTGCTTGAGATGGGGCACACCTATGGGGCGACTGCAGGGCGCACCGGGTTTGTCGCGGTGGCCACGCAGGTCGGCTATGCGATGGGGCTGCTGTTTTTCGTTCCCCTCGGCGATCTGCTGGAGCGGCGCGCACTGATGATGCGGATGTTTGCTGCGGTTGCGGTGGCGCTGGTGCTGGTCGCGTTGGCGCCGAGTTTGAGCTGGCTGATTGCCGGCAGCGTTTTGATTGGGATGTTTGCTTCGGTGACGCACGTGGTATTACCGATTGCCCCGGACCTGGTATCGGATGAGCAGCGGGGGCGTGCGATCGGCATTGTGATGACCGGGCTTCTGCTGGGCATCCTGCTGGCGCGGACGTTCGCCGGTTGGGTCAGCAACGTTACTGGGTGGCGTTATGTGTTTGTTATTGCGGCGGTGATGAATGCGGCGTTTGTGCCTCTATTGTGGCGGGTGATGCCGAAGCTGCCGCCGAAGCAGAAGCTGAGGTATAGGGATGCGATGAAGTCGCTGTGGACGCTGTATCGGACACAACCATTGCTGCGAGAGTCGAGTGAGCTGGGAGCGCTGGTGTTTGCTTCGTTCAGTTGCTTTTGGACGACGCTTGCATTTCTCCTGTACAGCCACTACGGGATGGGGGCTGGGATTGCCGGAACGTTTGGCATCGTGGGCGCGGCAGGTGCGATGGTCGCTCCGATTGCAGGACGGATGTCGGACAAGCATGGCTCGCGGTGGGTGGTTTCAGTGGGGATGTCGCTGCTGGCGGTTTCGTACCTGCTCCTCTGGGGCGAGGAGAGTGCGCGGATTTCGACGACGCTGCATATGATGGCGCTGGTGGTTGGTGTAGTGGTGCTGGATATGGGCGCGCAGATGACCCAGGTGGCAAATCAGACCCGGATCTTTGGGCTGGATGCGTCGGCGCGGAGTCGATTGAATACCGTATATATGACGGTCTATTTCACCGGCGCAGCGGTCGGGTCGGCGCTGGCGACGCTGGCATGGGTGCATTGGAAGTGGAATGGGGTGAGCGTGCTGGCGCTGGGACTTATCGGACTGGCCTTCGTTCGTCACGCGATGGGCGACAAGGGCGGGAATGGGTTGGAACATCGTCCTCTGACGATCGAAGACGAACTGATGGAAGCCTGA